In Populus alba chromosome 1, ASM523922v2, whole genome shotgun sequence, a single window of DNA contains:
- the LOC118038190 gene encoding uncharacterized protein produces the protein MHNPILSTVSRAERPKPLIIEESETNMTEIKVVGVVGSGQMGSGIAQLAAVHGLDVWLLDTDPAALSRATKSITSNIHRLISKGQLSQAAGNDALGHLRCSSNLEELRMADIVIEAIVESEDAKKTLFLELDRIAKGSAILASNTSSISITRLASATSRPRQVIGMHFMNPPPIMEVVEIIRGADTSDNTFYATKALAERFGKTLICSQDFPGFVVNRILMPMINEAFYALYTGVATREDIDTGMKLGMNHPMGPLQLADFIGLDVCLSIMKVLQTGLGDNKYAPCPLLVQCVDAGRLGRKRGIGVYDYRAAEQVKRSARL, from the exons ATGCATAACCCTATTTTATCAACGGTATCAAGAGCGGAGCGACCAAAACCATTGATCATTGAGGAGAGTGAAACAAACATGACGGAGATCAAGGTTGTAGGCGTGGTGGGCAGTGGCCAAATGGGCTCTGGTATTGCCCAACTCGCCGCCGTACACGGGCTCGATGTGTGGTTGCTTGACACGGATCCCGCTGCTCTCTCTAGAGCCACAAAGTCGATCACCTCTAACATCCACCGCCTCATCTCCAAAGGCCAACTCTCCCAG GCTGCAGGTAACGATGCATTGGGCCATTTACGGTGTAGCTCAAATTTAGAAGAGCTGCGTATGGCAGATATTGTCATTGAAGCTATCGTGGAATCCGAAGATGCGAAGAAAACATTATTCCTTGAACTAGATAGGATAGCAAAAGGTTCTGCCATTTTGGCATCCAATACAAGTTCCATCTCCATTACCCGCCTAGCATCTGCAACTAGCAGGCCACGCCAG GTGATTGGCATGCATTTCATGAATCCTCCTCCTATAATGGAAGTGGTTGAGATTATACGCGGTGCAGACACATCCGACAATACATTTTATGCAACCAAGGCATTGGCAGAGAG GTTTGGCAAGACATTGATATGCTCTCAAGATTTTCCAGGCTTCGTTGTGAACCGGATCTTAATGCCAATGATAAATGAAGCATTTTATGCTCTCTATACAGGAGTGGCAACGAGGGAGGATATTGATACAGGAATGAAGTTAGGAATGAACCATCCAATGGGTCCTTTACAACTTGCAGATTTCATTGGACTGGATGTGTGCCTGTCGATAATGAAAGTTCTTCAGACTGGTTTAGGGGACAATAAATATGCTCCATGTCCACTTCTTGTGCAGTGTGTTGATGCAGGTCGTCTTGGACGAAAACGTGGTATTGGTGTCTATGACTATCGTGCAGCTGAGCAAGTAAAACGATCTGCTCGACTTTGA
- the LOC118038189 gene encoding uncharacterized protein: MESRRCLCLLWALLACYLFTSSAASNSFDVGGKDGWVTNPSESYNHWAERNRFQVNDSLVFKYNKGSDSVLLVTKDDYNSCKTKKPLKTMGSGSSVFQLNKSGPYFFISGNEDNCRKGQKLTVVVLSVKPKQAPTPVSQPPAMSPKAPSPVAHNSPSPAPSKSPSPVALNNPSPAPSKSPSPSAEPPASSEGPSLSPISPAPISMTPSGSPLGAPGPSQVPVKSSPPSADTPTLAPSPTSNTPYLAPSPFSEAPTGAPGPSPVAMTPHISLVPSGSPASSPASGPVSEISPSPLTNPPALSQSPESPSPLASAPVVSPIPAKSPSSSIPTPKSGYTPAYSPNSNGAELAPAPAAAWVATPSTFMVIVASFLIGSVIGVWP, from the exons ATGGAGTCTCGAAGATGTCTCTGCCTCTTGTGGGCTTTGCTTGCTTGCTACTTGTTCACTTCCTCTGCGGCCTCTAATAGCTTCGATGTCGGTGGCAAAGATGGCTGGGTTACGAACCCCTCTGAGAGCTACAATCACTGGGCTGAGAGAAATCGATTCCAAGTCAATGACTCTCTTG TTTTCAAGTACAATAAAGGGTCAGACTCTGTGCTGCTCGTGACAAAAGATGATTACAATAGTTGCAAAACGAAGAAGCCTCTCAAGACCATGGGCTCTGGCTCCTCTGTGTTTCAGCTCAACAAGTCCGGTCCCTACTTTTTCATTAGTGGAAACGAAGATAATTGTCGGAAGGGGCAAAAACTGACCGTTGTAGTCCTTTCTGTTAAACCAAAACAAGCTCCTACGCCGGTGTCACAGCCCCCAGCTATGTCCCCTAAAGCTCCATCGCCGGTAGCGCATAACAGTCCATCTCCAGCGCCATCAAAATCTCCATCGCCGGTAGCGCTTAACAATCCATCTCCAGCGCCATCAAAATCTCCATCACCAAGTGCAGAACCGCCAGCCTCGTCTGAAGGACCATCATTGTCACCTATCTCCCCAGCACCTATTTCCATGACTCCAAGCGGTTCTCCTCTCGGGGCTCCAGGTCCATCGCAAGTGCCTGTAAAGTCTTCACCGCCAAGCGCCGATACACCGACATTGGCTCCATCACCAACTAGTAACACACCATACTTGGCTCCGTCACCGTTTAGCGAGGCTCCAACCGGGGCTCCGGGTCCATCACCGGTGGCCATGACACCACACATATCACTAGTGCCATCAGGGTCACCAGCATCGTCACCAGCGTCGGGTCCAGTATCAGAAATCTCTCCATCTCCTTTGACCAATCCGCCTGCACTTTCACAATCACCAGAATCCCCATCGCCATTGGCTAGCGCTCCTGTTGTTTCTCCGATCCCAGCAAAATCTCCATCTTCATCAATTCCAACCCCTAAGTCAGGTTATACGCCAGCATATTCACCAAACTCCAATGGGGCAGAACTTGCCCCTGCTCCTGCTGCTGCTTGGGTTGCAACTCCTTCAACTTTCATGGTGATTGTGGCTTCTTTTCTTATTGGTTCTGTCATTGGTGTCTGGCcttga
- the LOC118038192 gene encoding phytosulfokine receptor 2: protein MAMVETAPMTFLRWVFFACFLCSSWGLKTTTQSCDPNDMMALKEFAGKLTNGSIKTSWSSKTDCCQWEGVVCRSNINGSIHSRVTMLILSKMGLQGIIAPSLGLLDQLKSVNLSFNQLSGGLPSELSSLKQLEDLDLSHNLLSGQVSGVLSGLLSIRTLNISSNLFKEDLLELGGYPNLVAFNMSNNSFTGRISSQICSSSKGIQILDLSANHLVGDLEGLFNCSRSLQQLHLDSNSLSGPLPDFLYSMSALQHFSISKNNFCGQLSKEVSKLFNLKNLVIYENQFSGHIPNAFVNLTYLEQFVAHSNMLSGPLPSTLSFCSKLHILDLRNNSLTGPIDLNFSGMPSLCTLDLASNHLSGPLPNSLSVCRELKILSLAKNELTGKIPESFANLSSLLFLSLSNNSFVDLSGALTVLQQCQNLSILILTKNFVGEEIPRNASGFRNLMVLAFGNCALKGQIPVWLLRCRKLEVLDLSWNHLDGSIPSWIGQMENLFYLDFSNNSLSGEIPQSLTQLKSLISANSSSPHLTASPGIPLYVKRNQSASGLPYNQASSFPPSILLSNNRITGTIPPEVGRLKDLHVFDLSRNNITGTMPSSFSQMENLEVLDLSSNNLYGSIPPSLEKLTFLSKFSVANNHLRGQIPSGGQFYSFPSSSFEGNPGLCGVIVSPCNVINNMMKPGIPSGPVSRFGRGNILSITITIVVGLALVLAIVLHKMSRRNVGDPIGDLEEEVSLPHRLSEALRSSKLVLFQNSDCKDLTVPDLLKSTNNFNQTNIIGCGGFGLVYKANLPNGTKAAIKRLSGDCGQMDREFQAEVEALSRAQHKNLVSLQGYCRHGNDRLLIYSYMENGSLDYWLHESVDGSSVLKWEVRLKIAQGAACGLAYLHKVCEPHIVHRDVKSSNILLDEKFEAHLADFGLSRLLRPYDTHVTTDLVGTLGYIPPEYSQTLMATCRGDVYSFGVVLLELLTGRRPVEVCKGKNCRNLVSWLFQMKSEKREAEIIDSAIRGKDRQKQLFEMLEIACRCLDQDPRRRPLIEEVVSWLDGIGFQAAQQ from the coding sequence ATGGCGATGGTGGAGACTGCTCCAATGACTTTCCTCAGATGGGTGTTCTTTGCTTGCTTTCTTTGTTCATCTTGGGGACTCAAAACCACAACTCAATCCTGTGATCCAAATGATATGATGGCCCTGAAGGAATTTGCAGGAAAGCTCACGAATGGGTCCATCAAAACATCATGGTCCAGCAAGACTGACTGCTGTCAATGGGAAGGGGTTGTATGTCGAAGTAATATCAATGGCTCAATTCACAGCAGGGTTACCATGCTAATTCTGTCCAAAATGGGTCTTCAAGGGATAATTGCGCCCTCCTTGGGCCTCTTAGATCAGCTGAAATCAGTTAATCTCTCCTTCAATCAACTCAGTGGTGGATTGCCTTCGGAGCTCTCGAGCTTGAAGCAGTTGGAGGATCTTGATTTGAGCCATAACTTGCTATCAGGACAAGTTTCAGGGGTGCTTTCTGGTTTGTTATCCATTCGGACACTGAACATTTCCAGCAATCTGTTCAAGGAAGACTTGCTTGAGCTTGGAGGATACCCAAATCTTGTTGCGTTCAACATGAGCAACAATTCGTTCACTGGTCGAATCAGTTCTCAGATTTGCAGCTCCTCTAAAGGGATTCAGATTCTTGATTTATCTGCGAACCATCTCGTGGGCGATCTTGAAGGCTTGTTCAATTGCAGCAGATCTCTTCAACAATTGCATTTGGACTCCAATTCACTCTCAGGCCCTCTCCCTGATTTCTTATACTCAATGTCAGCTTTGCAGCACTTCTCTATCTCCAAAAACAATTTCTGCGGCCAGTTAAGCAAGGAAGTGAGTAAGCTCTTTAATCTTAAGAACCTGGTTATTTATGAAAACCAGTTTTCAGGCCATATACCAAATGCATTTGTCAACCTTACATATCTAGAACAATTTGTTGCCCATTCGAATATGTTGTCTGGACCTTTGCCTTCAACACTGTCATTCTGCTCAAAGCTTCACATTCTTGACCTTAGAAACAATTCTTTAACTGGTCCAATTGATCTTAATTTCAGTGGAATGCCTAGTCTTTGTACACTTGATCTTGCCTCTAATCACCTTTCTGGGCCACTTCCAAATTCTCTATCTGTTTGCCGCGAATTGAAGATTTTGAGCCTGGCTAAGAATGAATTAACCGGAAAAATCCCCGAGAGTTTCGCAAATCTCTCATCACTTTTGTTTCTCTCATTGTCCAACAATAGTTTTGTGGACTTATCTGGGGCACTTACAGTACTGCAGCAATGCCAGAATCTCTCCATTCTTATCCTCACAAAGAACTTCGTTGGTGAGGAAATTCCCAGAAATGCAAGTGGTTTTCGGAATTTAATGGTCTTAGCATTTGGAAATTGTGCTCTCAAAGGCCAAATCCCTGTTTGGCTGTTGAGATGCAGGAAGTTAGAAGTTCTTGATTTGTCTTGGAATCATCTGGATGGaagtattccttcttggattggCCAGATGGAGAATTTGTTTTACCTGGACTTCTCAAATAACTCCCTATCTGGAGAGATCCCCCAAAGTTTGACTCAGCTAAAGAGCCTCATCTCTGCAAACAGCAGTTCACCCCATCTAACTGCCTCTCCTGGCATTCCTCTATATGTAAAGCGAAACCAGAGTGCTAGTGGTTTGCCATACAACCAAGCCTCAAGTTTCCCGCCTTCAATACTGTTGAGCAACAATAGAATAACTGGGACAATTCCACCTGAAGTTGGAAGGCTGAAAGACCTCCATGTCTTTGATTTGAGCAGGAACAACATTACGGGGACCATGCCTAGCTCCTTTTCTCAGATGGAAAACCTGGAAGTTTTAGATTTGTCATCCAACAATCTGTATGGGTCAATCCCCCCATCGCTTGAGAAGTTGACATTCCTGTCGAAGTTTAGTGTGGCTAATAATCACTTGAGGGGACAAATTCCTAGCGGAGGGCAGTTCTATAGCTTTCCTAGCTCAAGCTTCGAGGGTAATCCAGGACTCTGTGGGGTAATAGTCTCCCCCTGTAATGTCATTAATAATATGATGAAGCCTGGTATCCCATCTGGTCCAGTCAGTAGATTCGGTCGAGGCAATATTCTTAGCATAACAATCACTATAGTAGTTGGGCTTGCGCTGGTCCTCGCTATTGTTTTGCACAAGATGTCAAGGAGGAATGTGGGGGATCCTATTGGTGATTTGGAGGAGGAAGTCAGTCTTCCGCACCGATTATCTGAAGCTCTCAGGTCTTCCAAGTTGGTGCTTTTTCAGAATTCTGATTGCAAAGACCTCACAGTTCCAGATttgttgaaatcaacaaataactTCAACCAAACAAACATCATTGGTTGCGGTGGATTCGGCCTGGTTTACAAAGCCAACCTTCCCAACGGTACAAAAGCTGCAATCAAGAGGCTTTCTGGGGATTGTGGTCAGATGGATCGAGAATTTCAAGCTGAAGTGGAAGCTCTCTCAAGGGCTCAACACAAAAACCTTGTTTCTCTTCAAGGTTACTGTAGGCATGGTAATGACAGATTATTGATTTACTCGTACATGGAAAATGGAAGCTTGGATTATTGGCTGCATGAATCTGTTGATGGCAGCTCAGTACTTAAATGGGAGGTGAGACTCAAGATAGCTCAAGGAGCGGCTTGTGGGTTAGCATATCTGCACAAAGTTTGCGAGCCACATATAGTTCACCGAGATGTGAAATCGAGCAACATACTTCTAGATGAGAAATTTGAAGCTCACTTGGCTGATTTTGGTCTCTCAAGGCTACTTCGTCCGTACGATACTCATGTGACAACAGATTTGGTAGGTACATTAGGCTATATACCTCCTGAATATAGCCAAACATTGATGGCAACATGCCGGGGTGATGTTTACAGTTTTGGTGTTGTTCTTCTTGAACTTCTTACCGGTAGAAGGCCCGTGGAAGTTTGCAAAGGAAAAAACTGCCGAAATTTGGTTTCCTGGCTGTTTCAGATGAAGTCCGAGAAAAGGGAGGCAGAGATTATAGACTCAGCAATTCGGGGTAAAGATCGTCAGAAACAGCTGTTTGAAATGCTCGAAATTGCATGCAGATGTTTAGACCAAGATCCTAGGCGCAGACCCCTTATCGAAGAAGTTGTTTCATGGCTTGATGGTATTGG